ggagttactACAGAATTTTGTGCCCATCTACGACAAATAATTAATTTTTATGTACTATAATTGGGACTGCCGGAACAGTTCTTGTGAAAGAGTTGTTTGAAAAGAGGTCAAATTTGGTCTTGAGCAGAATTTTTTTTGAATATAAAACGTAGTTTTCGGAAACATTAATATTTTAGGAGCCACCATGCTGATACATACAATACAGTTTTTAACGTGTTATTATTGGTCAATAACATTACTGATATTAACACATTGACATGGATGATGGGGAGATATGGGACTCTTGCTCTCAAAATAGCCGATTACTGATGCAAATGATTCAGGCTTGTATAAAGTTGCCTCTATGATGTTCCCAAGAATGTCCTCCAAGGAACGTGCAGCGACATAAATGGTTACATTCAAACAACCTATCCGTGCAAACGATTGATGCAAGTCGAAGGGACTGAACGACATTCGCACGGCTACAACATCTACTGAAAAAAATCCAGCGAGAGCGTGCGAGCAAACTAAATTCAAAATAGAATTTGCTGGAAACGATCAGCTGATCACACAGCAGACGTGAGCATGCGAGCAGAGGTAACGGTTCAGTACCAAGCGTCTTCGGCACTCCCTGCAGTTCACTACGTCCGTGTAAGTCATTAAGTATCCACCTCGAACGAACCCTATTCCAGCTTGTAGAACAGTTTATCGTAGCCTTGTATGCTGTGACGCTTCACGTGTTCACAGACATACCTAAAATTGGGAGTATCCCCGCCTCTAACAATCCCTCGGTTAGTGCATTTCAGAGTTCAACCATGTAGTGGATAAAATAATTATTCTTcaacccatcctccccccccccccaaccctcccccacctctctctctctttctctttaagCCTTTCATCCTttaccttaaacccgtgtcctttGGTCGATGGTCATCTTTGCTAAGGAGGTAGTCTACCATTATTTGAACTATGtatgcccttcataattttgtgcaccctaggctgaggagattagtttattatggcatcatgttcggtatagatattgtgggccgaagggtctgtttctgctctgtgctTTTCGATGTTTTATTCACTATGTTCTATTGGACGATAAAATGGTCCATATTTTCACCGCCCCGCCATGATTTCTCTGGTTACTAAATCTTTCTCCATCGTAAATTGAAATTACTCAATCTCATCTCTGCAAACGAGCCTCAGACATGCAACGACTTCAGCGGCTTGAATCTATTGATTGTCACCTGCGTCCTTCACGCAAAACTCTTCTCCTTTCCCTTCCTTTGTACTGCAACGGTAGAGGCACATGAGCATGTAGTAAAGGTCTCCTGTATATCTCAGCCTACAGCTGTGGTTTGGCTTGAAGCAGCGCTTCAAGTGCAACAAAGTGAACTCTCGTCGCAGGACTGAGCTGGACGTTACGAATAAAATGAATTGTTTttcttggaataaagtatttccaTTAAAGACTTCCTCGCACATTATTCTCGGTGGAAGATAAAATCCGTCGGGATGTGATAGAGGAGGACATTTCCTCCGATCTCGTTAATAACCAAGAACAATATTGATATCGACGTGGTCTTGCAGTCTGGTTATTATCTTGATGTGCAGCCCCGTGTTTCAGCTGCTTTGGATGCAGTCAATCAGACAGGTCTGTTGCTGGTTTGAGAACTCCTTGAATTTAAGGTGGATGCAGCGAGATAAAAGTTCACCGTTGCGTTACAAATTTATCGGAGGCGACAGACCATCCATTCTTTGCTTTGTAACAAGTATGAAGACAACAGCCGTCCGTCGTATTTTGGGAGTGGTTCACTTATCTACAAATAAGCCATTAATATTAAACTTCGTACAagttagagttactccagcattttgtgtctatcttcggtttaaaccagcatctgcagatcgccATTAATATTAATTCGCCATTTAGGAAACTGGGCATCTGTCTATTTCAATTAAGTCAACTAACTTTAGATCATTTGACTTTGATCAATTCAACACAACTTGAAAACATACGAGTTCATTTGAAGTTGAACCTTTTTGCCCCCCGAAGGCAATGCTTCAATTCAACAGACACGCACATTGCAGCCGGAGGAAACGTTGCACATTTAACTTGCTCAACAGAATATGTTTTACCTGGTTTTAAATAGCTTACCAGGTACTCCAATTGTTCCAAGAATAGGATAATAAATTCTTTCAATCTGCAAAATTACTGGTCTCTCCATATTTTCGGGGACGAGATGCTGTTTCGCTCGTGAATTTACCTGGACCTCAAAATAATGCCTTATTTATACACTTAAGAAGCTTCTGGTGACACATGAATATCACGTGATTGCATCCATTTGCTGCAACATTGAAACAAACAGGTGAGCCTGAGCCCGATTGGCTGCAGCTCATCAGGGGTTTGATTCATTCCAAACAAAATGTTTACACCACAAGGAGATCGTTTATTTTTAGATCCACGTAAATATCAAGTATAACAAGAATTTGTGATAGGCTGGCAACGGCAGAGCATGTAGCATTTTTATATTTGGCGAGGGTTTGCCTTTTTAGGGCATTTTTAAAGTATTTCAAATCCACTCCATATTTGTGCAAATGACTTAGATAAAAAGTAAAACGCAGACCTTGCAACCTCTATTATGCGATAGTTACTATCTTCATTATTCAAGATATTTTGTGAGGACTACACTCTGATTCCAATCGGTGATATTTATGCCTGTACGTAGTGAACGTTTACACAATACTACGCTATTGTCGATAGGAATTGTTTTTCACGCATATGGACCTTGCTGTAGAATGACAAATCTTGTAAATCTGAATTGGTGCTATATTCCGTAATCGGAGAAAACCCTTAAAAATTATTCCTTTAGTCATCGAGGGTTGTTCTCAATgaattgttgatcagaatcagcaATATGCCCGCTCTTGCAAATCGCACCGTAGGCCCAGTGAAATTGCAGGTCGCCACCATGGTCCATTTCAGTAGGATAGCTTCTGTTTCACAGACAGATGATACATAAATTGATTGTGCTTGACTATTCTCTATGATACAAATGATTCATAAATCCTTTTTACTTTTCGCGTGGACACGGTGTTGGAGTAATtctgtgggtcagggagcatccctaGGGAATATAAAtatgcgacatttcgggtcaggacccgacCTCAGACTGGTTGCAGTGAGTGGGCGGGGGGCGGGGGACGGGGAGCGGGGAGAGACAAAATCGGGCAAGTCACAGGTGGATACAGGGTCGCGGCGGTTTTGATTGGCGGAcgattgaacaaaggccagagattaaaatgcAAAAGGGTGAGACAAAGAGGGAAGGAAAGATGATAATTTGCACATCACGCCTCGAGTATGAGACATATGTGTTGCATTACGACCCCATTTAGCACCTTGAGCGCACAGGAACGAAGGAGTTTACAGAGAATGGCGGACACTGGCCGCAGCATCACAAATTCAACTTTCCCCGCTATCGAGGGGATCTCTGGGAAGTACTGCCTCAGAACAGACTTAGGCTATCATGaaagacccactccatccccgccACGTTCTCATTTCAAGCCTCCGATCGGAGCATGAAATCATGACCGCGTGATtccagaatagcttcttcccaacaactgtcCGGCTCACTTCACATCACTAACCGCAGCAGCTTGAAAGTATTTTGGACTTTCTATTGTTACACTAAGGACTGAGGGTtgggtttttgttttgcattagtATTACAGGTATTATGTGACTGTATTTTTTATTATAATGTTTATATTGTTTTGTGTATTGCGTTCCTGGCCATGTtaggctgctgcaagtaacaatttccTTACTCCGTTGTCGGTACCTATGACCATTGAGCACGTTTCACACTTTTAACGCCCTTGAAAAGCTATGATCTGACCGTGTCTACAGCACATCAAATAAATATGAGGGAAATCTGAGCGTACAATTGAATGCGTGAATTGATTTGAATGGCATTGGACGCTAACAACTCCGAAGTGATACAGTTTTAGGGAGCTAAATAGAAGTCGGACGTCAGCGGTATATGTAGGGGCCACAGAACAATTGGTGAACAGAGATCCATAGCGATACAAGTTCCTGTGGCCTGACTTCGATGAGTATTTCAACTCTGTTTTGACCATAGAGAAAGACATGGAACTTGGAGATCTCTGGACagttaatggaagtgtcttgaggacaGGCAGTATTACAGTCGAGGACATGCTGACCGTCCTAAAGCGAATGAAGGCACCTAATTATCTTGTGCCTGATCAGGTACATCGGAGGACACTGTacgaaataagaacagaaagagCAGATGCCATACTGAGATATATTGTACATGAATCATCATtaactgtgaaattctctgctacagaaggcagtagaggccaattcactggatgaatttaaaagagggttagatagagctctaggggtagcgggatcaagggatatggtgagaaggcaggcacgggttattgattggtgacaatcagccatgatcacaatgaatggcggtgctggctcgaagggccgaatggcctcctcctgcacctattttctatgtttctatttttctatgtttctacgggtGAGGTTGTGGAATTCCTGAGTGTGGCTACTGTTCTGTATCTGTTTAAGAAGGTCTGCAAAGTAATGCCTCGGAACTCTAGACCAGAAGGCAGGTTACTAGAGGTATTCGGAAGCATAAGATATATATGCGAATTAGGGATAGTCACCATTCcttgtacgtgggagatcgtgtcGATGGAATCTGATTTGATTTTGTGAAGAACAAACCAAAATCGAGCAAGGAATTTGATGAGGTTCCGCACGGTAGGTTGCATTGGAAGGATAgaacgcatgggatccaaggagagctagcgaACGGAATGGAGAATTTgcgtcatggaaggaagcagagggtgattgtAGAAGCTGGTTTATCGTACGGGTGGGCTCTGTTTAATGGCGTGCCTTAGGGATCGGCACTGAACCCCGGTACCGGTTTGTGATTTCATTAACATTTTGATGAGAATCTGGAAAACATTATGAGTAGGTTTGCAGATTAGATGTTAACGTAGGTGGTTttcaaaatggttagcaacaaTTACAGTAAGATTTTAATCCGTTGGGTAAGTGGGCGGGGtaatagttaatggagtttaatgtggatatgtgcaaggttttgcatttttggaagtcgacccagggcagggccttcacagtgtgtatgaaagatgttgttaagctggaaggaaAGCAATTTCAGATTTCTGAGTGTATTGGCAGAACTTGGGGCCTCAGTTATCGggcgaggttggacaggcttggactttattcattggagcataGGAAAATGAGGGATAATCTTATTGACGTGAATAAGGTAATGAGAGCAATaaattaccttgctggagatgcgaatTTTCCAGATCGTGTCACCGGtcactctgtggcctaacatcgtggaactggcggatttgctcgagactgacattgagccccaccgcggggccgtggacttaccatccgaGCCTGCGACCTCTTGCACGGGATCGACgatccaaccgcggcctgtggatttcaacatcgaggagctcgcagtctcgggtggagattgatgtcgggaagctccaaagtcgcagaaggttcaacCAGCCCCGtcccggggtctgatcgcccggcgcggggagctgagatgccccgatgcgggagcttgatcgcccctacgtggagggcccgaccgccggctgtgggaggcaagatcgtcccgtcaacggaaggctcgaggcccccgacaaaGGGGAacgaagaagggaagagattgaacttttatttCGCCTTCattcactgtgaggaatgtggaggagtcactgtggtggttgtttatgtttaaatctattttgtgtgtcttaattctttttattggtatgactatgtggcaaatcaaattcagcgtatgttgcaaaacatacttggcttataaagtatgattatgattatgattatgattatgattacgataTGCTGGATACATGGAGTATTTTACCcacagtcggggaatcaagagcaAGAGGTCACAGGTTGAAGGTGCGAGTAAAATATTTCATAGGCACGCGAAGGAAAACCTGTTCAcacggagggtgatgggtatatggattgGCTGCCAGGAGAGGTacatgaggcagatactataacaacatttttaacacatttggacagatacatggataggaaatatttagaaggatattgggaaaacacggacaggtgggactagagtaaatAAGGTCGACATGGgctagatgggccgaaaggcatgtGCTGCATGAATCTGATTCTATGTATCTCTGCAATTTGTATAAGGAAGCTGATGGCATTGTACGGCATGCTTCCCTTCATTTACCGGGAATTGTGTATACGGTTCGGAACGTTACGTTCCATTCTTGCACGTGCACAGCGATTTGGCCCTAATGCAGGGAGAcgagactaatgtagatgagtTATTGTGGTCATTATCGGCAGATTGTGCTCAAGGCCATGTTTCCACGTGGTATGACTCCTTgaatctatgactgtgactccatgactctctggcTGGGTACATTGAAGCCCAAAAAAACGAAATATTGGATGGGATGTGATGCATTTTGCGAGGTCAAAAATACGAGAGTATATACAGTAAATGCAAGGGTATTTTGGAACATTAATTGAAAGATGGAACTTTGGGTTCCATGAACGGGAGTATGCGGAGAGTACAGTAATCCCCTATGGCCATTCCCCGAAAAGAGAGAGAGGCAATGTGAGGGTCACTGTAAATGAGAggaatcaatagtcataccgctgggttgtaagctgcccaagcgaaataggagctGCTGTTCCTTGCATTTGTGTTTGGCCTGGTTAGGGAAAACGATGAGGTCCTCCAGTTTGGCAAAAAGGTTCAGAGCAGCAACTTAAGCAAAGCTCAATTCATATCTGATTGAAACGGCAAGTGACACGGAAAATAATTGGCATTAGCTgcacataattttataaacgaATTAACCCGGATTAATGTTGATTTTAATTATCAAACACGTGATGCATTTGATGTTTTTTTCTACATCAAAATTATGTCAAAAATAGCTACAATGCTCTTGAATATAACAAATGTATTTATAGACATGTTTGGTGCTTGGTGGAGTAAACGCGCACATTTAGAATGGGTTAATAGGTTAACTTCCAGTGCATCATAATTCTATCTAAAATGCGTGTTTAATATAATGTATACATTAAGCTATTTCTAAGGCGGTCCATTCCCTCTGGGTCTAAGAGCGGGGGATAAACCTAGTCAGAAAATATAGAAAGTGACATAGATAATTGTTCCTGATTATCAAAGATATTTTGAAAAATGCAATCTTTTTTTCGTACTAATGAGTTGTCACAATCGTACTGGATGAATTCCACGCCGAAACCTTCGCATCGTCGGAGCACCGCCAGGCTCTCGGCATTGACAGATGGTGTGAGACTTGCAGGTCTGTTTGGCCCACAGTGCTAAGCTGGTTCGAGGAAGAGCTTGAATAGCTAAGGAAAATGGGGATAGACATCCGCGCTGAGGGCTGGACCGAAGTACATCTAGGTAGAGTCATAGATTAATAATCATAGAGCTTCTCAACAAGGACATTTGTCTTTCGGCCCCTctcgtccacgctgaccaagttggcacgttgggctagtcccatttatagaaacatagaaacatagggaataggtgcaggaggaggccatttggctctttgaggccattcattgtgatcacggctgatcatccacaatcagtaacctgtgcctgccttctccccatatcgtttgattccacgagcccctagcgCTCTATCTAattcgcttttaaattcatccagtgaattagcctccactgacttctatggcggagaatttcttaaattcacaactctctggctgaaaaagtttcttcgcaTCTCAGTttacagtcatggagtcatgcaacacgaagcctaacttgcccataccacTCTATGATTATCCCACATGCTTGGGTTTGGCCCAGATACCATTCCAGGCCACGTTTCTCTACCAGATGTCTTGTCAAAGGCTTCCTGTGGTAAATTATGGTTTTGGTacaattggccttcatcggtcagggtattgagtaaaaATGTTTGGACTGTATTGTGCCGTTGTACACGACGTCTTTGAGATTGCGTTTCGAGTTCAGTTTTGATCAACCTGCTACTGATTAGTTTATTCGTGTGGAAAGAGTGTAAAGTAGAGTTATAAGATCTATACGGATAGGTTGGATAGGCTGCGATttcattccttggaacacagtatGATGAGGGATTTTCTGATTGAGGTGTACACAATCCTGAGTGAAAACgacagagtgaatgcacagagttttttatccagaggaggggaatcaagaaccaaacgtTCATACCTTTAAGTTGAGAAGAGAAATAATAGGGACCTGagcggcaacgttttcactcagagtgcggtgggtatatggaacaagctcccagaggtggtagttgacgcaggtacaataacgacatttaaaatatgtttggaCAGGAACTCGGGCAGGGAatatttacagggatatgggcgatACGCGGGCATTTGGAATTGGTTTCGATGGGGTATCTTGATCAGCAGCAACATGTCTGGTTCAACAGCCCGTTTCCCTGCCTTCTACTTCTCTAACTCTATTTGTCCCATcacccttcaaacctttcctatccacacatCTATGCAAATAACTAAATCTCATAAGTAGTTTCATTCTGCGCTGTCTGCTCTTTGGAAGTTTACACAACTTCGAGACACAGTTGGTGCATTTGTAGATCTCATTACGTGCACGCAACTCCCGTTTAATTTTGTTCAATATTGTTCAACGCAATTATATTTGTAAATTCGAAAAAATATTCGGTGCATCATTTAATGTAGTTGGTTACTTTGGCAACAAGAACCATGGGCCATATGATCATGTTTTTCAGTTCCTCTCTGAATTTTCTCTGGGATACAGCATAAATGAAGGTGTTCGTGCAAGAACTCAAAGAATTCAACATGTACCCTGATAACTCAGCAACTGTGAAGGGCTCATTGTAACTTGCTTCCAAAAATTGCGTGTCAGTAAATTGTACGTATATGTAACATATCAAATTAACCATCCACAAGAGAATAAAGCTGCCAGATATGGCGAGCAACAAAACGATGGATTTTCTGCGgttctccatctctgggtcaGTGTATTTCGCAGTACTGTTGTTTCCACGCAATCCGCTCCTTACTCGATTAGCCAGTATAATGTGCCTGATGGTCAGGGAATTAAGCAGCAAGATCAAAACATAGGGTGCAAATGGGCTCAAAATAGTTTCCAGCCACAGAAATGCCGCCCAAATTGGTAATGTGTAGAAGCTTGATTTTACATAGCACGACCACTCAACTCCATTAACTACCTCTCGAGGTTGGTATATAAAATAGTACGGAATGTTTTCCACAATGCTTGCACAAAACACCACAGCTATCACAATAGTCGCATTAttttcagtgcaatattttgctcgCAGCATTTGATGGCAAATAGCAATAAATCGATCGAAAGTAAAAGCCACAGTGAGCCACACGGAACAGTCCAGGCAAATAAAAATCATGGTCAGAATAAATCTGCACATAGTGGTGTGATTGAAGAATGAATGTGAAAAATATGCATTAATAATCTCATATAAAATTACAACAAATGTAATAACCATCAAGTCAGCGACAGCCATTCCCAGCAGGTAacgagtgatgcatttggagagaccgcagtTTCCTCGGAACAAGATGACCATTGCCAACAGATTTGCTGCATAAAACAAATGTATATTAATAATGTTATTTGGTACGAGACGCTTCTGTTCTTCCTATCAACGTCCATGCTctaccctgcccctcctcttttctcgctttcctttcctcttccccctcctctactgtaaactttctgaagaagggtcgcgacccaacaCCTCACtcatccagttcagtttagtttattgtcacgtgaaccgaggtaggGTGAAAAGCCTTTCATTGCGTGCTATtttgtcagcagaaaggcaatacttgattacaatcgagccatttgcagtgtatgtaATACGAGATAAGCGAAtgtatccttattctccagagacgctgcccgagttAATCCCGCACTTTAGGTCTTTGTTTGAAATTAACCGAGGAGTCGTTTGAAATCAAGATCAC
This genomic window from Rhinoraja longicauda isolate Sanriku21f unplaced genomic scaffold, sRhiLon1.1 Scf002010, whole genome shotgun sequence contains:
- the LOC144591803 gene encoding G-protein coupled estrogen receptor 1-like — its product is MAVADLMVITFVVILYEIINAYFSHSFFNHTTMCRFILTMIFICLDCSVWLTVAFTFDRFIAICHQMLRAKYCTENNATIVIAVVFCASIVENIPYYFIYQPREVVNGVEWSCYVKSSFYTLPIWAAFLWLETILSPFAPYVLILLLNSLTIRHIILANRVRSGLRGNNSTAKYTDPEMENRRKSIVLLLAISGSFILLWMVNLICYIYVQFTDTQFLEASYNEPFTVAELSGYMLNSLSSCTNTFIYAVSQRKFREELKNMIIWPMVLVAKVTNYIK